The Labeo rohita strain BAU-BD-2019 unplaced genomic scaffold, IGBB_LRoh.1.0 scaffold_178, whole genome shotgun sequence genome contains the following window.
AATCATATCCAGTTCTTTCAGTTCCACAGTAGTAGATGTCAGAATGCTGTTCACTCAGATCTCTGATGATCACAGTGAAAACTGCTGCTCTTGTGTCGTCATACAGAGAGAATCTTCCAGAATGAACCCATTTATTTTTCCCTTCAGTCTTGATTTGGTCTGTACACACTGACCACTCTCctctacaaaaatactttatatatgCTGTATATCCTTCATCATATCTGCATTTGATTCTGACTCCACCTCCTGAATATCCTGTCACACTGATGGAGCTCACAACACCTGCAACAAATACACctttaaaaacagtttcatATGTTGATGAGCCTAACAAAGATGAaactttaaaattgcatttgaaGCTAGTCAATTCATCAAATCTGTgctgtttttaaactttactctgattaatgtttttattggatTTACTGATTTGATCAGATTCTTACCAGGAATCATCAGCAGAGTGAAAGTCCAGATGATCTTCATTCTTCTCTTATTCAATGATCTTCTCTGTTGTTAGTAGTTTCAGTTCTTCTGAAGCTCTCGATGTGTGTTCAGATGAGCTCTGAGTGTTTCTTTCCTGGTTACATGTTTAACATGAACTGATGAATGTGACAGAGACGCCCACTTCCTCTGATAGAGAGAGATAATAAATAGAGAAGTGATGGTAATAAATGTTCATATGAAAGTGCAAGACTCATGGACAGTAGAATACAACTTTGACTTTAAAGCATTATTTGAGagatttcaacaaaatatttattcagagaTTAGAAATTGACATCTAGTGGACACACTAAAACAATGCATTCAGCTCATTGACATTTTGTGCTGTGGCTCGTCAGGCAGTGTGATGATTGACAGCAGCGTATTCACTGTAATCCTGATTATTCCTCAAACTGACACTGTCAGGACAGTCTGCTTTCTTTGGAAATTTACCACGACATAATTCAGATCATCAGCAGATGAGATCAAGATCTAAGAGTCACCAGTGGCTTCATGAACCGTAGAGTAAACACAGTTAGGAGAAACAGAGGGGTTTGTGGGTAATTGAGCAGTGGCATAAACAGTGTTAGACGAATCAGAGGGGTTTGTGGGTAATTGAGCAGTGGCATAAACAGTGTTAGATGAATCAGAGGGGTTTGTGGGTAATTGCTTCTGAGTGTCTTTAATCTCCTCATAATCACAACCAGTGTGAGAAACCTGCACAGACAAAGAGAAATTATTTACAGCTCTGAAGAGATTCATGATGGAAGACATcagaatttattttcattatgaataaaaattaacattttcactGAAAACAGTCACTGAACTAACCAGATCATGTTTTCCTGCTCCAGCCTGAGATGATGAACCACTGCCTGCCAAAACAAGAGTCTTAAATTAATGTCATTATATGGCAATTCAACACTGGTGTCTAATGGAAATGTTTCAACCTGTCATCATCAAATATCTGCATTTTGTTCAAGTCTTGTTGCAGCCTGTAGGTGGCGACAGACTCACGGTGGGAAAACAGATCAACAAATCTTTGTTTTAAACTCAATATAAAGGGAGTTTCTACATCTCAAGACATTGAGAAAGAGTTTTACCTCGGGACTGATGCTTCTTAAAGAGAAACAGTAATAAGAGACCAGTGATGATCAGAGCCAGAAGAACAAGAACCAGAACCAGAGGAATGATCAGAGAAGAACCTGGAAATACAGGAGAAACAATCACATCAATCAATCTGATCACTCTGAGCTAAATATCAGATCAGATCATGGGCGTAGCTTGAGTTTGTAAATAGTAATTGATTCACTTTGTCCTAAAcacactttttaagcacaaaattatgagatttttGAGGATGTTTCCCATGCAGttctacattttatttctgaaacCATGAAAAGTGTTTGAGTCACTGGAAGTCAAAAGTCAATTTATTCAACACAAACACTTGCTGTTGTCTTGATGGgctacaaaatacaaatttagcTAAATATGTCAATAATGACATAAGGAGAATGgctgtattattgttattattaatattattagacatattaaattttaaatgtattaaaatacattaattttagagcagaaattcttttttttttatgtttagtaatATCTTTCAGCCACTAGGGGCGTCAGAGCTGCTCACAAGCTACACCATGAATCACATGTGTCTATTTCAGCACCTGCTGCTGTGAAACCAGATGGGGATGATTTGGAAACTTCTGTGATCAGTGGAGTTCTGACTGATGATGAAAATGAAGaagagatgatgatgatgatgatgatgatgatgatgatggtggtggtggtggtggtggtggtaaAGGTGTTTTTGGAATATCTGTAAATAAAGcaacaaaacaatgaatttcTCAAGGTTGTCTTTTCACACACAGAACTTGACATCTCTTTTTCTCATGGTACATTGTAATGTGTTAAATGGTAAATCAAAGTGTTACTGATGTCATTCACAGTCACTACCCAGAATTCATGTCTGCTGATACAGAGACACCCAGAAGTAAAACAAAATGGTGAGCTGTTTGTTTGAGTTTCTGTAGAAGACGTCTGTGGTTTCTCAGTGAATAATACAGTTAATAGCAAGTTACTGGATGAGCATCTTTAACTGCAGCAAACTATAGTACAAGACTGGTAAAATGACTTACAGCAGCACTAACACTGTATCCAGATTAACACacttaaactaatttaaaacaaaaaaaaaaaaaaaaaaaaactacagtaacaCTGTGTACAAATGAGCACAATAATGCTGCAACACCAAACACTGCAGTAACACCAAATGATCAGACAGAAAACTAAAAACTGCTGCGGCTTTCAAAACACATTCAGATCTGCAGATACAGAATGAAGTGaagaataaaacacacaaacacagtccATTGATTTACTCTGTGTGCAGTTTCTCACTGAGCAGAACAACAACATTAGTCACAAAACAATGTACTTTTAACTGCATAGACTGCAACCATGATCTgcgatttgtttttataatgacCCTTCCTTGTTTCAACTGTAGTTTGTGGTTTTGCTTTGTTAAACAGACAGAACACCTAAAATTAACCTATTGGTGTCTGAATATAATTATTTCACTTACAAAGTCACTGAtcactttctttgcatgttcaagCAACATGATACAAGACACACTGTGATCTGCTGAATGGAAGCTAGCTGTGACTTTGATTATATTCTGAATAATATGAGTGAGAAAATCATCCGTACCAGTAACGCTGATGAGGACTCGTGTGATGAAGCTCTTGTGTCCTTGATCAGACTGAACTCCACACCAGTATTCAGCTGAATGTTGTTGAGTCACATGACTGATGGTTCCTGTCAGGAGCTGCTGCTCTCTGTCATCATACAGCTGGATCTGTCCCTCAGCGCTCCATCTTCTGTTCTCCTTCACAGACGTCTCTTCAGCACAGAGATCATATCCAGATCTCCTCCAGACAAACTTGACATTAGCACTGTGGGATTGTGGGTATTTGCAGCTGATGTTAACAGATTCTCCTGCAGCGGCTGATAGACTGATGCTCTTCTCACAACAATCAGCTGTTGGAGAAACAAATCAAGTGCAGCAATGTTAGAATTAAACAACAGATTCATCAATTCACCACAGAAACAAATGCAGGAATGAATGAAAGCAGCTCACCATCTCTGATGCCCAGGTTAAACTCAGAAAATAATCTGTGGTCTTCAGAAACTTgaaccataattttatattcTCCAGAATCATTCACATTCAGCTCTTTAATGAACAAACGCAAAAAACCTGCAGAACTGCAATCATGAATGATGAATCGTCCATCATGTTTCCATTCTGCTGCTCTGTTAGTGCTTGTTGGTTTAAAACATTGGTCTGCTCCACTTTTACAGATGTTTATCAAAGGCTCCTTAGGTTTGTTCTCATATTTGTAGGTTATAATGATGTTTCCTCCAGAATATCCTGTAACTGTACTAATTTTTTGACCTGTTGAACACAAACTCAGATATCAGTGTGATGATGATGTTCTTCATCATTCTTATAAAGAGTGGTACTTCATCTTCATTCACTGACACagtgaaacacacacatgtctggtttgCCATCCTTGTGGTGACTCTCCATACAcataatagtttttatactgtacaaactgtacattttatcaCCCTACACCAGGGGGtttcaaacctgtcctggagCCCCCAGCACTGCATGTTTTGTATGTCACCCTTATGAGACAAACCCAGTTCATGTTTTCTCTGCTAATGAGcggatgagttgaatcaggtgtgttagatgagggagacatacaaaatgtgcagggttGGGGGATCTCCAAGACAGGTTTGAAAACCCCTATACCTAAATCTGCTCCTCACAGAAAACTttgtgcatgtttacatttcGGTTCTTATATTGTCATTTATGAGCGTTTTTCTGCGTTGTGACTGGAGTTCCTGCCTTTagttttggattaaataaataaatgttagtgcatgtattcaggtttaagtccccacTGGGACAGGTTATTTGATGTTctggtgtttttttattaaatcagtaAATCATAGTAATTACAGTCAGTGTTGAGTGTGGTGATGTTGTGGAGATCATCATGGGTTTGAGGGTTTCAGTTACTCACCTGTTGAAACTTTCAGATTCACTTCAGTGTAGGAATCTGTACTCGAGAGATATCAACTGCACACCTGTACGTCCCAGAATCCTGTTCACTCAGATCTCTGATGGTCACATTGAAAACTGCTGCACTTGTGTCGTCATACAGAGAGAATCTTCCTTTATGAACCCATTTCTCTTTCACTTCAGTCTTGATGAGATCAAAGCATCCTGGAAACTGTCctctacaaaaatactttgcattgtctgtatattttctattatatcTGCATGTGATGATGACTCCTCCTCCTGAATATCCTGTCACACTGATGGAGCTCACAACACCTACAACAAACCAGCATCTTAATACAACACTAATATATTCATGAGACTGAATAGAGATAAACTTTTACATTTCTTAGACAACATGAACTTAAGTTAAAGACTCTCTTCCTGTTGTAAATCTGTGCTGTTTTCAGTGCTGTTCACTGACTAATGTGATTGTGATAGTAGATTGTTGGATTCTTACCAGGAATCATCAGCAGAGTGAAAGTCCAGATGATCTTCATTCTTCTCTTATTCAATGATCTTCTCTGTTGTTAGTAGATTCAGTTCTTCTGAAGCTCTCGATGTGTGTTCAGATGAGCTCTGAGTGTTTCTTTCCTGGTTACATGTTTAACATGAACTGATGAATGTGACAGAGAGACGCCCACTTcctctgagagagagagagagagaaagagagatttgAGATTTACAAATACTTTATTACAACtatacaaacataaaacaattagcaattctcaaaaaacatcacattaacAACAACTTACTGAGGATTAAATTATCGTCTATAACAGAGCAGAGCACATCCTTATAACACCATATACTGGAAAGTGTTTCTAGATCACTCACCaatctataataattaaaatcaatttttatatgtgcttttaatattttaacaaaaatacacacaacatCGACATCCAAGGAACCTTCTATCTTGTTTCGTCTACTCATGTATATGGCCATCTTAGCTGTTcccaaaataaaactgaacaatTGGCATTGTTCCCTCTTTTTCTGGGAGtatctgtaaaataaacaactgcTTGGAAAAAAACTATACCAAAGGAAATAAAAAGACACTCTAACATTGAAAACAAAGGCATGAGATGACAACAATCCATAAAGCAATGAAACACAGTCTCACGAAAAGTACAAAAAGTACAATCATGAATAACATCAGAGTTCATAACTGAAACAAAAGAATTAACAGCCACACCTGAATGAAGGACCCTCCACTGTAAATCTGCCACTTTCTTTAACAATGGGGGTTGTAAAGTGCCCTCCACTCAGGTCCAACATCGTCAGTTAAAGCTGAGTGGGCTCTCCATGGAGTGTCAGCTCTCTTACTCAGCTTTTCCTTATTCAAAATCTTCACCAGCATTCTATATACTACTTTTCTGTCAGCGTCATGTGCACATACATTTGAATCAACAATTTTTAACAAAAGGCCACTACAGTCCTTAAAATCTGGAAAAATGTTCACTAAAGGAAAACGATCATCAACACAGGGTTCACAAACACCATCACGGAAAGAGTGCAATAATGACTGTTCAGAAACCGTTAAAGCTCCTTTCCACTTTTTGAGCAAAGAATCAGTTACCCGAACAGAGGTCACACTTAGGTGGGAGGCAAACAAATGAGCATTATCCATCTCTGCTCCTGTGTACTGAATTACATGTCCCAGAGTCACTATGttagccctgcagagttttccCTGTAGACTGGGGCCTATCTGGCAGGCCGCACTCAGACAGGGCCCGTGCACAACCGGCTCCTGAAAAAGCCAGTACAGTGAGCTGTGAGGCTCTGGCCTCTCCTTTATGAACAGACTCCATACTTTAAATAGTCCATGATAAAAGCTTGGTAGTCCCAAAGTGTTGAGCTGTGTTGGCTCCATTAGAAACAAGGCTCTGTCCAGTCCAAATCCACCCAGATTCTTCAGAATAGCACATGCCAGTGGTCTCCACACCAAATCTGTGGGACCATACAGAAACCTCTGCAGAAACTGAAAGCGAAAAGTTGCCCCTCTGCTGTTCAGATGAATTAAACCTTGTCCTCCTTCATCTTTTGGCAAAAATAATACACTTTGCAGCGTCCAATgcaaacaatccaaaaaaaGTCAACAAGAAGTGTTTGGACCTTTGGCAACAAGTCCGGAGGGGGATCGACACACCACAAACGATGCCATAAAGTAGATGAGATCagattattaataatcaaaacccAACCTCTATAAGACATCTTAGGTAAAATCCACTTCCATCTGGAAATACAACCCTTCACCCTCTCAAGAACATTTTCCCAGTTTATAAGGACAAAAGGCTCCTCACCCAAAAACACACCTAAATACTTTATACCCCCATCCGTTTTCCAAATTAAACCTGCCGGCAACATGAGCGTCTTTTCAAGCACTCCTCCtagtgtcacgaatctggtcggtgctctgcggaccgctcaccaccagatgtcactctcaccttttcattgcactctgactgttactttgcacttcggactgcatctcccatcctccaccgcactgattgcgtcagcccccatgaccaatcaggcttcctataaagccccggactttcccagTTCATGTCACAGATTGTTGTTAGTGTTTTCCCATAgtttagcgtttcctagttcctagttcctagttcccagtgttttgttctcctgcctggttatctcgttttCGACTGTCTAGcagcctgccttttggactatctttcgttattggattattctctacgactgcctgtgatattcctgtctgctcctgcttttaccctgcctgtacgaccatgtcgtTGTCTcgcccctttaataaaagctcgcgtatggatccgctcgcctctcgcctctcattCCCCGTTACACCTAGACTGAGAGCCTCACTTTTACTCCAGTTTACTCTGGCTGCAGAAATCA
Protein-coding sequences here:
- the LOC127158909 gene encoding CMRF35-like molecule 5, which encodes MKIIWTFTLLMIPGVVSSISVTGYSGGGVRIKCRYDEGYTAYIKYFCRGEWSVCTDQIKTEGKNKWVHSGRFSLYDDTRAAVFTVIIRDLSEQHSDIYYCGTERTGYDLYTEVNLKVSAGE
- the LOC127158903 gene encoding CMRF35-like molecule 8, yielding MKIIWTFTLLMIPGVVSSISVTGYSGGGVIITCRYNRKYTDNAKYFCRGQFPGCFDLIKTEVKEKWVHKGRFSLYDDTSAAVFNVTIRDLSEQDSGTYRCAVDISRVQIPTLKSDCCEKSISLSAAAGESVNISCKYPQSHSANVKFVWRRSGYDLCAEETSVKENRRWSAEGQIQLYDDREQQLLTGTISHVTQQHSAEYWCGVQSDQGHKSFITRVLISVTVLVLLYSKNTFTTTTTTTTIIIIIIIIIIISSSFSSSVRTPLITEVSKSSPSGFTAAGSSLIIPLVLVLVLLALIITGLLLLFLFKKHQSRGSGSSSQAGAGKHDLVSHTGCDYEEIKDTQKQLPTNPSDSSNTVYATAQLPTNPSDSSNTVYATAQLPTNPSVSPNCVYSTVHEATGDS